A genomic stretch from Deinococcus aquiradiocola includes:
- a CDS encoding helix-turn-helix domain-containing protein — protein MLSAASPEDRFGLSCWTGEAHSMPTFHRHHELELNLMLGGSVTYLMGGRRFTLQAGQLALLWAAMPHRVVATQDPARVVWLTVPLQQVLQWNLPARLLNAALHGNAVLGTRTDPGDPERFSDWSTLLDSSDPEARRIVLLELEARLRRLALHWTGTQANGPAAGQGVLHPLPEVQAGKVERMTAHLAAHYASPVRLADVAAHVNLNPTYASTLFRQALGTTVVEYLTQLRVAHAQRLLLTTTLPVLDVMQEAGFQSSSHFHEVFTRACQQSPREFRRQFAARPSVPPGP, from the coding sequence GTGCTTTCCGCCGCTTCCCCCGAGGACCGCTTCGGCCTTTCCTGCTGGACCGGAGAGGCACACAGCATGCCGACCTTTCACCGGCATCACGAACTGGAACTCAACCTGATGCTCGGCGGCAGCGTCACGTACCTGATGGGCGGCAGGCGTTTCACGCTGCAGGCCGGACAGCTGGCCCTCCTGTGGGCCGCCATGCCGCACCGCGTCGTCGCCACACAGGACCCCGCACGCGTCGTGTGGCTCACCGTGCCCCTCCAGCAGGTCCTGCAGTGGAACCTCCCCGCACGCCTCCTGAACGCCGCCCTGCACGGAAACGCGGTCCTCGGCACGCGCACCGACCCCGGCGACCCGGAACGCTTCAGCGACTGGTCCACCCTGCTGGACAGCAGCGACCCGGAGGCACGGCGCATCGTCCTTCTGGAACTCGAAGCGCGCCTGCGCCGACTCGCGCTCCACTGGACCGGCACCCAGGCAAACGGCCCGGCCGCAGGTCAGGGTGTCCTCCACCCGCTCCCGGAAGTCCAGGCGGGCAAGGTCGAACGCATGACCGCCCACCTCGCCGCGCACTACGCTTCCCCCGTCCGGCTCGCGGACGTCGCGGCCCACGTCAACCTCAACCCCACCTACGCCAGCACCCTGTTCCGCCAGGCGCTCGGCACCACCGTCGTCGAGTACCTCACCCAGCTGCGCGTCGCCCACGCGCAGCGCCTGCTGCTCACCACCACCCTGCCCGTCCTGGACGTCATGCAGGAGGCGGGCTTCCAGTCCTCCAGCCACTTCCACGAGGTGTTCACGCGCGCCTGCCAGCAGTCGCCACGCGAGTTCCGAAGGCAGTTCGCGGCCCGCCCGTCCGTCCCGCCGGGACCGTAG
- a CDS encoding RluA family pseudouridine synthase has protein sequence MPLNDGYAYRERLTDRALGRAPVHVLEYFTRRYRHSGEDVWRARLAAGEVFLEGAVATGTELLRPGQELVWHRPPWMEDEVPLDYRVLHEDRQLLAVFKPSGLPTLPGGGFLTQTLLHRVRATYPDASPLHRLGRGTSGIVLFALDPATSAALSRDWREHEVHKTYRALASGHPEQAHYEIRTPIGPVDHPRLGKVFAANPHGLPSSSDATLLEQRADSALFSVDIHSGRPHQIRIHLASIGHPLVGDPLYGADGLPLPLLPGLPGDGGYLLHAERLAVRHPLDGRILTLVAPPPFALLTRQEGGPG, from the coding sequence ATGCCTCTGAACGACGGTTACGCCTACCGTGAACGCCTCACGGACCGCGCCCTGGGACGCGCGCCCGTCCACGTGCTGGAGTACTTCACGCGCCGTTACCGTCACTCCGGGGAGGACGTCTGGCGGGCGAGGCTCGCGGCGGGCGAGGTGTTCCTCGAAGGGGCCGTCGCCACCGGCACGGAACTCCTGCGGCCCGGCCAGGAGCTCGTCTGGCACCGCCCACCCTGGATGGAGGACGAGGTCCCGCTCGATTACCGGGTGCTGCACGAGGACCGTCAGCTGCTGGCGGTCTTCAAACCGTCCGGCCTGCCGACCCTGCCGGGTGGCGGCTTCCTCACGCAGACGCTGCTGCACCGGGTGCGCGCCACGTACCCGGACGCCTCCCCCCTGCACCGCCTGGGACGCGGCACCTCCGGTATCGTGCTGTTCGCGCTGGACCCGGCGACGTCCGCCGCCCTGTCACGCGACTGGCGCGAGCACGAGGTCCACAAGACGTACCGTGCCCTGGCGAGCGGCCACCCGGAACAGGCGCACTACGAGATCCGAACCCCGATCGGCCCGGTGGACCACCCGCGCCTCGGGAAGGTGTTCGCCGCGAACCCGCACGGCCTGCCGTCCTCCAGCGACGCGACCCTGCTGGAGCAGCGGGCGGACTCCGCGCTGTTCAGCGTGGACATTCACAGCGGACGACCCCACCAGATCCGCATTCATCTGGCGTCCATCGGTCATCCGCTCGTCGGCGATCCGCTGTACGGCGCGGACGGCCTGCCGCTCCCGCTGCTGCCTGGACTGCCGGGCGACGGCGGATACCTGCTGCACGCCGAGCGGCTGGCGGTCCGGCATCCGCTGGACGGGCGAATCCTGACGCTGGTCGCTCCTCCACCGT